The following coding sequences are from one Diachasmimorpha longicaudata isolate KC_UGA_2023 chromosome 6, iyDiaLong2, whole genome shotgun sequence window:
- the Axud1 gene encoding uncharacterized protein Axud1, with product MESALAQDISPLVEAQEDSSSVDQPTCNNEAFIEVPETSTTHFKANNHEDDLDQKCTSQQSSHNGAMVPTTDDYEICSISQNKNSITTEVMVTQVNSLGDRLYSYSAPLPKERPCDFSPINAEMKKIGVEISEEEAKQLKNDIRRLSPVLVSTHERTLGEISLTSDSGLFDDEKYEQNDQETSPSNYVDNVESAVSDNDDKTDETKTGVELGMGESRVSDKERMSTSKGLMVVLERIDENPEVLQLKLKEGNELGVENTCVSDLRTVKDVEGYSLSPKYLENDQLTRKSPMVMIERVSGLGDQLVEQEDVRIVRKLEVDFEEEDDVLEASKISESSDCLEDVSAGIGEVQEQQDTETETETGSDSSELIGMPINETARCGGDAIVCDEVNPEVMARLGAGEPEAFTEDSAESLALATGTRDEVRSDGSDSGLGGEIPGDPGPTPAPESDSETSFLDRIPDDILSDKEKVVNTLEDYGSPSGSANAVTLPSFPTPQKSSLKRRLSDCMEGEPNAKRNNSEPARKKRNIQFDAVTVYYFPRSQGFTCVPSQGGSTLGMSATHTHAERFSLSEHAAEQRRLHRARLAQVRSERAANCVVEAASSSEDPSDDTDEEPSDGEELDIDSYYFLQPVPTWQRRALLRAAGVRRIDALEKDECRDIRASREHCGCGCKGYCDPESCPCSRANVKCQVDRAGFPCGCSRDGCANSSGRIEFNPVRVRTHFIHTLMRLELEKKSRDEDSTEHEPSLPRGPLRDHHPAQIHEPQPPDTCLTNGFTTLHYDPHDPTVCQPLHPAREDSLDLYAIRDDCYPSEETVDNSHNSPRKLHPEFSQAFQPFPTQPFPPPTYPDYQSYENLPSTSRTQFPPQFQSVPSNQNFSHYSPYQDPAMQQSCHQQHQHQQQQQQPIYETSFTDDNGVQQYTNLNSVQPMSSVVQQMGKLEPFSELLAGRYSYYGDVEPQPISSYHATKIEEKVVVQEGEEGGDDCDENFGEIIKKSMVETVSA from the exons ATGGAATCGGCTTTGGCCCAGGATATTTCTCCCCTCGTTGAGGCCCAAGAGGATTCCAGCTCAGTGGATCAACCAACATGTAACAATGAAGCGTTTATTGAAGTCCCCGAGACATCCACCACCCACTTCAAAGCAAACAATCATGAGGATGATTTAGATCAGAAATGTACATCACAGCAATCGTCTCACAATGGTGCAATGGTCCCAACAACTGACGATTACGAAATCTGCAGCATTTCCCAAAATAAAAACTCTATTACTACTGAAGTTATGGTGACCCAAGTGAATTCCCTCGGTGATAGACTATATTCCTACAGTGCCCCATTACCGAAGGAAAGGCCATGTGATTTTTCACCAATCAAtgcagagatgaaaaaaattggtgttGAGATATCGGAGGAAGAGGCCAAACAATTGAAGAACGATATCAGACGATTATCACCAGTGCTTGTGAGTACACATGAACGAACTCTCGGTGAGATATCATTGACATCAGATTCTGGACtatttgatgatgaaaaatatgaacaaaATGATCAGGAAACGTCACCGAGTAATTACGTAGATAATGTTGAGAGTGCTGTGAGTGACAATGATGATAAAACAGATGAGACTAAAACAGGTGTGGAACTGGGGATGGGAGAGAGTAGAGTCAGTGATAAGGAGAGAATGAGTACGTCAAAGGGGTTGATGGTCGTGTTGGAGCGAATTGATGAGAATCCAGAGGTTTTGCAGCTGAAGTTAAAGGAGGGCAATGAGTTGGGGGTGGAAAACACGTGTGTGAGTGATTTAAGGACCGTGAAGGATGTAGAGGGATATAGTTTGTCGCCCAAGTACTTGGAGAACGATCAGTTGACGAGGAAGAGTCCAATGGTGATGATCGAAAGGGTCAGTGGGCTGGGGGATCAACTGGTTGAGCAGGAGGACGTGAGAATTGTGAGGAAACTTGAGGTTGATTTTGAGGAGGAAGACGATGTGCTGGAGGCTAGCAAGATTAGTGAGTCCTCGGACTGTTTGGAGGATGTTAGCGCGGGGATTGGGGAGGTTCAGGAACAGCAAGACACTGAGACTGAGACTGAAACCGGCTCTGATAGCTCGGAACTCATTGGAATGCCTATTAATGAGACTGCCAGGTGTGGGGGAGATGCTATTGTTTGTGATGAGGTAAATCCAGAGGTGATGGCGAGGCTTGGAGCTGGGGAACCCGAGGCTTTTACTGAGGACTCGGCTGAGAGCCTCGCACTGGCTACGGGGACCAGGGATGAAGTCCGGTCGGATGGAAGTGATTCGGGGCTTGGTGGAGAAATTCCAGGGGATCCGGGACCTACTCCGGCTCCTGAGAGTGATTCAGAGACGAGCTTTCTGGATAGAATACCTGATGATATCCTCTCCGATAAGGAGAAAG TGGTGAATACACTGGAGGACTATGGGTCACCTAGCGGCAGTGCCAATGCAGTGACACTGCCTAGTTTTCCAACGCCACAAAAGAGTAGCCTGAAGCGACGATTGAGCGATTGCATGGAGGGTGAGCCGAATGCCAAACGTAACAACAGTGAGCCAGCCAGGAAAAAACGTAATATACAGTTTGACGCTGTTACGGTTTATTATTTTCCCCGGTCTCAAGGATTCACCTGTGTGCCCTCTCAG GGTGGGAGTACGCTGGGCATGAGTGCAACGCACACCCACGCAGAAAGATTTTCCCTGTCTGAGCATGCAGCGGAACAACGACGACTCCATCGTGCGCGTTTGGCGCAGGTACGCTCGGAAAGAGCAGCGAATTGTGTGGTAGAGGCTGCCTCGAGCTCTGAGGATCCCAGCGACGACACCGATGAGGAGCCCAGCGACGGCGAGGAGCTCGATATCGATAGCTACTATTTTCTACAGCCTGTACCTACGTGGCAGAGGCGCGCTCTGCTACGCGCCGCCGGGGTCAGAAGGATAGATGCACTTGAGAAAGACGAGTGCAGGGATATACGTGCTAGTAGAGAGCACTGCGGATGTGGTTGTAAAGGCTATTGCGATCCTGAGAGTTGTCCTTGTTCCAGGGCTAATGTTAAGTGCCAA gtGGATCGTGCAGGTTTCCCGTGCGGCTGCTCCCGCGACGGCTGTGCAAACTCCTCCGGGCGGATAGAATTCAATCCAGTTCGAGTTCGTACACATTTCATCCACACCCTAATGCGCCTGGagctcgagaaaaaatcgcgCGACGAGGACTCAACTGAGCACGAGCCTTCCCTCCCCCGAGGTCCCCTCCGCGATCATCATCCAGCCCAAATTCACGAACCCCAACCCCCAGACACTTGCCTGACCAACGGTTTCACAACCCTCCACTACGATCCCCACGATCCCACCGTCTGCCAGCCTCTCCATCCAGCCCGGGAAGATAGCCTGGACCTTTATGCTATTCGTGATGACTGTTATCCCTCCGAAGAAACCGTCGACAATTCGCACAATTCACCCCGCAAGCTCCATCCCGAATTCAGTCAAGCTTTTCAACCCTTTCCAACACAGCCTTTTCCACCACCGACCTACCCCGACTATCAATCCTACGAGAATCTTCCCTCGACATCTAGAACTCAATTTCCACCGCAATTTCAATCAGTACCTTCAAATCAAAACTTCTCCCACTATTCTCCTTACCAAGATCCAGCGATGCAGCAGTCCTGCCATCAGCAGCATCAACACcagcagcagcaacagcagccCATCTATGAGACGTCGTTCACCGACGATAATGGCGTCCAGCAGTACACTAATCTCAACTCAGTACAACCCATGAGTAGTGTTGTACAGCAAATGGGCAAACTCGAGCCATTCTCTGAATTATTAGCGGGTCGTTACTCATATTACGGCGATGTTGAGCCACAGCCAATCAGCAGTTATCATGCAACCAAAATTGAGGAGAAGGTTGTGGTACAGGAGGGCGAGGAGGGGGGCGATGATTGTGATGAGAACTTTGGGGAAATCATCAAGAAGAGCATGGTTGAAACTGTGTCTGCTTGA